A genomic window from Mercenaria mercenaria strain notata unplaced genomic scaffold, MADL_Memer_1 contig_881, whole genome shotgun sequence includes:
- the LOC128554929 gene encoding interferon-induced protein 44-like: MVVVATKIDKQCENITEDADHLYKCIKSHDAVRRISKDLDIQENHVLPVVNYTTDEKKSNGKDRLALGALYTMVDLAKKYLEKHTDMVKKVDEFEERGHLLSSRRSEVETKVKEMTEEMASFDSETLLILCIGPNESGKTSFIDSIYSTLMREICQITREFGAYGGKSGDFLNTEMFHMYKIGDQRSNVYFGDMAGMEKAVCTLKEYIQCFLEGNSQNIFSLPDAVKSSQSTDKPGRRAKILCACIVVHCQFVDKFNGLPGKLKETMHPLQQFLSIKGIPYVVILTKGDEQSENAKLDKIQVYESKKVKRCVKTLVTELGLKQNFIFPVVNYTHENNVDATGDIILLDALEGILKRGRNFLEGTRNRESNSNKDYKSDL; encoded by the exons ATGGTTGTGGTAGCAACCAAGATTGATAAACAATGTGAGAATATAACGGAAGATGCGGATCATCTTTATAAATGCATCAAATCCCATGACGCAGTCAGAAGAATATCTAAGGATTTAGATATACAGGAAAACCACGTTCTACCAGTCGTGAATTATACCACTGACGAAAAGAAGTCAAATGGGAAGGATAGACTAGCTCTAGGAGCGTTGTATACAATGGTCGATCTGGCGAAAAAGTACCTTGAAAAACATACAG ACATGGTAAAGAAGGTTGACGAGTTTGAAGAAAGAGGGCACCTACTATCTTCACGG CGATCAGAAGTGGAAACTAAAGTGAAAGAAATGACAGAAGAAATGGCAAGCTTTGATTCTGAAACACTTCTTATTCTTTGCATTGGACCTAATGAGTCTGGGAAAACAAGTTTCATCGATTCTATATATTCGACCTTAATGCGAGAGATATGCCAAATAACAAGAGAGTTTGGAGCATACGGCGGAAAATCCGGAGATTTTCTAAACACAGAGATG TTTCACATGTACAAGATTGGAGATCAGAGAAGCAATGTTTACTTTGGAGATATGGCTGGGATGGAGAAAGCTGTTTGCACATTAAAGGAATATATACAGTGCTTTTTGGAAGGAAATTCGCAAAACATATTCAGc ttaCCAGATGCAGTCAAAAGTTCACAGTCTACAGACAAGCCTGGCAGGAGAGCTAAAATTCTCTGTGCATGCATTGTTGTACATTGTCAGTTCGTTGATAAATTTAATGGACTGCCTGGTAAACTCAAGGAAACAATGCATCCTCTCCAACAATTCCTTTCCATCAAAG GTATCCCTTACGTTGTAATTTTGACAAAGGGAGATGAGCAAAGCGAAAACGCAAAGCTAGATAAAATTCAAGTCTATGAAAGTAAAAAAGTGAAACGATGCGTGAAGACACTTGTGACGGAGCTAGGATTGAAACAGAACTTCATATTTCCAGTCGTTAATTACACCCACGAAAACAATGTTGACGCTACCGGTGATATAATCTTACTAG ATGCACTGGAAGGTATTTTGAAGCGTGGTAGAAATTTCTTGGAGGGAACTAGGAACAGAGAGTCAAACTCTAACAAAGACTACAAGTCAGATCTTTAA